A window of Theropithecus gelada isolate Dixy chromosome 14, Tgel_1.0, whole genome shotgun sequence contains these coding sequences:
- the LOC112605842 gene encoding olfactory receptor 9I1-like, with product MAENGTMVTEFVLMGFRLQAELQIGLFFVFLVVFLITMVGNLGMIVLIQTDPRLQTPMYFFLSHLSFLDICYSSVIVPQFLETLGTDKMVITYERCASQFFFFTLCASTECFLLAVMAYDCYVAVCNPLLYAITMTPQTHLGLVAGAYAGAIVNSVIRTGCTFSISFCKSNYVDFFFCDLPPLLKLACSETRPWEWVIYLLAFLVITTSISVILTSYLFIIQAILKIRTAGGKAKTFSTCASHMTAVTLFFGTLIFIYLKGDMGKSLEEDKIVSIFYTVVIPMLNPMIYSLRNKDMKEALKKVFNRMRVSQTE from the coding sequence ATGGCAGAGAATGGCACCATGGTGACAGAATTTGTTCTGATGGGGTTCCGGTTGCAGGCAGAGCTGCAGATaggtcttttctttgtgtttctggtCGTTTTTCTCATCACCATGGTGGGCAACCTGGGCATGATTGTGCTAATTCAGACTGACCCTCGGCTCCAGACTCCCATGTACTTCTTCCTCAGTCATCTTTCCTTCCTGGACATTTGCTACTCTTCTGTTATTGTTCCTCAGTTTCTTGAGACTTTGGGAACTGATAAGATGGTCATCACCTATGAGCGCTGTGCCAGCCAATTCTTCTTTTTCACACTCTGTGCTAGCACTGAGTGTTTCCTTTTGGCTGTGATGGCTTATGACTGCTACGTGGCTGTGTGTAACCCTCTCCTCTATGCCATAACTATGACACCACAGACCCACCTGGGGCTGGTGGCTGGGGCATATGCTGGTGCCATAGTCAATTCTGTGATCCGCACTGGCTGCACcttctctatctccttctgtAAATCCAACTATGTAGACTTCTTTTTCTGTGACCTCCCACCCCTGCTGAAGCTTGCCTGTAGTGAAACCAGGCCATGGGAATGGGTAATCTACCTCTTAGCTTTTCTGGTCATCACAACCAGCATTTCAGTGATTCTTACGTCATACTTGTTCATCATTCAGGCTATTCTGAAGATTCGtacagcaggtggcaaagccaagACCTTCTCCACCTGTGCTTCTCACATGACTGCAGTGACTCTTTTCTTTGGAACACTCATATTCATATACCTGAAAGGTGACATGGGCAAATCGCTTGAGGAAGACAAGATTGTGTCAATATTTTACACTGTGGTCATCCCCATGCTAAATCCAATGATCTACAGCCTGAGAAACAAAGACATGAAGGAGGCTCTGAAGAAAGTTTTCAATAGGATGAGGGTTTCCCAAACAGAGTAA